AAAGTGGGGTCATTATCAATAACCTTAAACTTAGAAGTGTCACTTATAATGGCAAAAATACCCTGTTCATAAGCAATCCTGTCCATGACAACGACGCCATTTCCTTTGTCAGGCTTCAGTATCACAATGTCCTTGTTCTTTCTCAGTTCCTTTAATATCTTGAAGTTCCTTAAGTCCGCCACAGAAGGTTGGTGTGAAGAAACATATGAATGGGCAAGATGAGAGAGGTCGGCGACCAGCTTTCCCTTTTGTTTCCCGTCGATTAAATTTCTGACCATAGTGCGATGAATCAGTTCGAAACAAGAAAACACATCCGTTTTGTTGATGGTGGGGGTACAGATAGAATGTGAAAGACCGTATTTAAGTATTCCAAGTTGCTCGGACGTGAGGTTCTGCGAAGAGAGGTTGGTAACTGTCTCCGTTGGAGAAAATGGTAGAACCATGTTTCGCGTTAGGTTTTTAAGTTTCTTCTCGTGGGTGTCTATAACACGTTTAACAGCTTTCCAACATTGTATTTTACACTTCGATGGAGGATGTATCGATCGATGTTGTTAACAACGCCATTGATATGGTCGGCCAACCTGTCTCTTACAAGGGTTAGCTTACTGAattcctttcttcttttggcGATTGCACTTCGTAGTAGACGTTTTCGAATAGCATGTACATCATGTCTACTTGTATTTGGTAGttgaaaacagataaatttcgGAAACACATTGAAGGATAAacagtttttgagaaaattcaAATCCAACTCAGCTTTGCTTACTTTGATAGAAGTCTTCTCAAACTTCCGAAGGTCAGAGATGCTGACTTTCTTACCATATTTTCCTGCTATGTCGTGGATAATATTTCCAAACGGACGTAAAgatagcagagtaacaataactctcaaaaaagaaacgatcgttttcaatttacaaaacatgtttcgacatactcatgtcatcttcagttgcaaatgagcttttcaacggttgtacatttgaatttatgttaaggtatgttgcaaaattacatgtcagaacttgcgtacaatttaaatatgaaatgtgaaatgcgcagaaaacaaaaatagcgcacatagcaataaaataaaagacaaaagaacaacgtaattaaaagaaagagacaaatctaaatgcctcaactgctgattaaggatgggattttcccacttaatgtgcaatgcctctttgatcttaatttggaattttgaggcggcagaatctaagatcttgaaacattctgtgttacaagagtcatgacaggccctagatgactgcaggtgtctgtaaacatgcgaagactTGTCCGACAAGAGATGCTCACGAGCACGCGTACGTaggtggcgagtggtctcgccaatgtagctggcattacagccagcacacgagaatttataaacgacacgcgaacgtagaccttgcggtactgaatctttcacgctgaacatgtttctaaGTTTAAATGTACTAAAGACCAACTTAATATCTAAATCAGCTTTGCAATAGTGTTTGAGTAGTTGTCTTAACTTGGTCTGGGCGATTTCAGAAAACCGGCCAACATAAGGGAGTTTATAGAAGTGCGTAGAAGTTTTCCCGGAGTTGGATGAGGCGTCCCCCCCAGTCAGAGAAGAAATCATTTTCTTATTAAGATACCTGTGGATAATCTTGTCGATCACCCACGacggaaaacaatttttccgtagtaagaaaataagcttcttGACGTCCAGATGAAAACCAacccaggaattgttgatcttaTATACTCTGTCTAGTAATGTTCTGACTAGACCCAGTTTGTAATTCAAAGGGGCGAAGCTGAAATAATTAGTAAGAAGACCAGTAAATGTTTTCTTGCGATATACACTAGTAACAATAGATGGATGACCGTTGTCTAGCAATATGTCTAGAAAAGATAATTTCTTATTGATTTCCCTTTCCATTGTGAAACGGATACTTGGGTGCCTTGCGTTGATATAATCAAAGAACAAGAGCGCATCATCTTCGTTATTGAACAAACAAAAggtgtcatcaacatagcgTCTATAGAACAAAACTTGGGAGGATGAGAAATTATCTAACCAGTTTTTTTCATGGTGTCCCATAAAAAGGTTTGCGAGGACTGGAGCAAGGGGGGAACCCATGGCAACCCCATCTACTTGGTCATGAAACGCACCCTTGAATAAGAAGTGGGTCCCTGCTGTTGCGAAggaaaaaagggttttaaggTCAGTGGGGCTTATCGCAAGGCCAGGATTACCCTGATAAATGTAGGTGACCGCCAAGTCAATGCACTCATCAAGGGGTAAACTAGTAAACAGACTCTCAACATCAAAAGAGACCATAAACTTCCCAGAGGTTGGTAGCTGGTTGATTTCATGTACAAATGAAAACGTGTCGCGGACGTTGTAGTCACACGGGACATGAGGCTCTAAAAGATCGCAAAGGAACTTAGATAGATTATAATTGTAGGTGCCTATTGAAGATACTATGGGTCGAAATGGAGGTGTTTCATTAGGCTGCCGAGCCTTGTGCATTTTAGGAAGGCCATAGAACCTAGCTGGTTGAGAACCAACTGGATAAATTCTCTCATATGTATCTTTGTCTAAGTGACCCTTATTTTTAAGTGCTCTTAAAAAACATTACTAGACAGAGTATAtaagatcaacaattcctgggtTGGTTTCCATCTGGACGTCaagaagcttattttcttactacggaaaaattgttttccgtCGTGGGTGATCGACAAGATTATCCACAGGTATCTTTCTAAGAAAATGATTTCTTCTCTGACTGGGCGGGACGCCTCATCCAACTCCGGGAAAACTTCTACGCACTTCTATAAACTCCCTTATGTTGGCCGGTTTTCTGAAATCGCCCAGACCAAGTTAAGACAACTACTCAAACACTATTGAAAAGCTGATTTAGATATTAAGTTGGTCTTTAGTACATTTAAACttagaaacatgttcagcgtgaaagattcagtaccgcaaggtctacgttcgcgtgtcgtttataaattctcgtgtgctggctgtaatgccagctacattggcgagaccactcgccacctACGTACGCGTGCTCGTGAGCATCTCTTGTCGGACAagtcttcgcatgtttacagacacctgcagtcatctagggcctgtcatgactcttgtaacacagaatgtttcacgatcttagattctgccgcctcaaaattccaaattaagatcaaagaggcattgcacattaagtgggaaaatcccatccttaatcagcagttgaggcatttagagttgtctctttctttctaattacgttgttcttttgtcttttattttattgctatgtgcgctatttttgttttctgcgcatttcacatttcatatttaaattgtacgcaagttctgacatgtaattttgcaacataccttaacataaattcaaatgtacaaccgttgaaaagctcatttgcaactgaagatgacatgagtatgtcgaaacatgttttgtaaattgaaaacgatcgtttcttttttgagagttattgttactctgctatcTTTACGTCCGTTTGGAAATATTATCCACGACATAGCAGGAAAATATGGTAAGAAAGTCAGCATCTCTGACCTTCGGAAGTTTGAGAAGACTTCTATCAAAGTAAGCAAAGCTGAGTTGGATTtgaattttctcaaaaactgtTTATCCTTCAATGTGTTTCcgaaatttatctgttttcaaCTACCAAATACAAGTAGACATGATGTACATGCTATTCGAAAACGTCTACTACGAAGTGCAATCgccaaaagaagaaaggaatTCAGTAAGCTAACCCTTGTAAGAGACAGGTTGGCCGACCATATCAATGGCGTTGTTAACAACATCGATCGATACATCCTCCATCGAAGTGTAAAATACAATGTTGGAAAAGCTGTTAAACGTGTTATAGACACCAACGAGAAGAAACTTAAAAACCTAACGCGAAACATGGTTCTACCATTTTCTCCAACGGAGACAGTTACCAACCTCTCTTCGCAGAACCTCACGTCCGAGCAACTTGGAATACTTAAATACGGTCTTTCACATTCTATCTGTACCCCCACCATCAACAAAACGGATGTGTTTTCTTGTTTCGAACTGATTCATCGCACTATGGTCAGAAATTTAATCGACGGGAAACAAAAGGGAAAGCTGGTCGCCGACCTCTCTCATCTTGCCCATTCATATGTTTCTTCACACCAACCTTCTGTGGCGGACTTAAGGAACTTCAAGATATTAAAGGAACTGAGAAAGAACAAGGACATTGTGATACTGAAGCCTGACAAAGGAAATGGCGTCGTTGTCATGGACAGGATTGCTTATGAACAGGGTATTTTTGCCATTATAAGTGACACTTCTAAGTTTAAGGTTATTGATAATGACCCCACTTTACAAAGGGAGGGCAAATTACAACGTTTTTTAAGAGCACTTAAAAATAAGGGTCACTTAGACAAAGATACATATGAGAGAATTTATCCAGTTGGTTCTCAACCAGCTAGGTTCTATGGCCTTCCTAAAATGCACAAGGCTCGGCAGCCTAATGAAACACCTCCATTTCGACCCATAGTATCTTCAATAGGCACCTACAATTATAATCTATCTAAGTTCCTTTGCGATCTTTTAGAGCCTCATGTCCCGTGTGACTACAACGTCCGCGACACGTTTTCATTTGTACATGAAATCAACCAGCTACCAACCTCTGGGAAGTTTATGGTCTCTTTTGATGTTGAGAGTCTGTTTACTAGTTTACCCCTTGATGAGTGCATTGACTTGGCGGTCACCTACATTTATCAGGGTAATCCTGGCCTTGCGATAAGCCCCGCTGAccttaaaacccttttttccTTCGCAACAGCAGGGACCCACTTCTTATTCAAGGGTGCGTTTCATGACCAAGTAGATGGGGTTGCCATGGGTTCCCCCCTTGCTCCAGTCCTCGCAAACCTTTTTATGGGACACCATGAAAAAAACTGGTTAGATAATTTCTCATCCTCCCAAGTTTTGTTCTATAGAcgctatgttgatgacaccTTTTGTTTGTTCAATAACGAAGATGATGCGCTCTTATTCTTTGATTATATCAACGCAAGGCACCCAAGTATCCGTTTCACAATGGAAAGGGAAATCAATAAGAAATTATCTTTTCTAGACATATTGCTAGACAACGGTCATCCATCTATTGTTACTAGTGTATATCGCAAGAAAACATTTACTGGTCTTCTTACTAATTATTTCAGCTTCGCCCCTTTGAATTACAAACTGGGTCTAGTCAGAACATTACTAGACAGAGTATAtaagatcaacaattcctgggtTGGTTTTCATCTGGACGTCaagaagcttattttcttactacggaaaaattgttttccgtCGTGGGTGATCGACAAGATTATCCACAGGTATCTTTCTAAGAAAATGATTTCTTCTCTGACTGGGCGGGACGCCTCATCCAACTCCGGGAAAACTTCTACGCACTTCTATAAACTCCCTTATGTTGGCCGGTTTTCTGAAATCGCCCAGACCAAGTTAAGACAACTACTCAAACACTATTGCAAAGCTGATTTAGATATTAAGTTGGTCTTTAGTACATTTAAACttagaaacatgttcagcgtgaaagattcagtaccgcaaggtctacgttcgcgtgtcgtttataaattctcgtgtgctggctgtaatgccagctacattggcgagaccactcgccacctACGTACGCGTGCTCGTGAGCATCTCTTGTCGGACAagtcttcgcatgtttacagacacctgcagtcatctagggcctgtcatgactcttgtaacacagaatgtttcacgatcttagattctgccgcctcaaaattccaaattaagatcaaagaggcattgcacattaagtgggaaaatcccatccttaatcagcagttgaggcatttagatttgtctctttctttttaattacgttgttcttttgtcttttattttattgctatgtgcgctatttttgttttctgcgcatttcacatttcatatttaaattgtacgcaagttctgacatgtaattttgcaacataccttaacataaattcaaatgtacaaccgttgaaaagctcatttgcaactgaagatgacatgagtatgtcgaaacatgttttgtaaattgaaaacgatcgtttcttttttgagagttattgttactctgctatcTTTACATATAAATGTGTTTATGTTGGCCCGGCAAGTAGCCTACAAAGTTTTCTAAACCTAGGAGATTATAGCGAAAATGATTTAAGCGAACTTGATAAATGGCATTGCCTTAGTGTACATTGGGATAACAAATCTTCACCAAAAACCGAAAAAAGTAAGATTTACTGGAACAAAAAGCATATTGGTGATTTCACTGCTGACAATCGCGTTGGTGCATCAACAACTGTTTTTGGAGGTTTGGATTTTAATAGTGACATAGCACCCTTAGATGGTAGTATAGCTTTTTTCTGTGTATATTTAGATTTTATATTAGACGAAAAAACGATATTAGACCATCATACTGTCTTGATGCAGAGGTATAATATAAcgtaaatatatatgtatatcaatATCTTATTAAAACAtgtaaaatacaattttaatgatgcaaaagaaaaacatccatTTATcgatgacaaaatattaaaatcagcacttgtttatcaatacttTGAAAGAGAAATTACACTAAACAAAGTTCTTGAACTAAACGATGGGGAAATGGGTCTTCTTGGGCCTGGTAATAGCTGTCTTACATGGTTATttgaaaagatcttcggttGGGTTGATATATTAAACAGTCATAGTATACTTCATGATGCTTTTGGGAGGTTTTACGATCATTATTCATTAGGTAGAGGTTATACTTATTCTTTTccagaaaaatacacaactagAGTGGCTAAAAGATCTCCATTTTGCGGCCAGATTTCAGGTCTATTGTATTGCATGTGTAAAAGATTAACAATCTAAACCATATATATGACTAACAatcgaaaaaaattttttgactGGAACCATATTTCTGACAAACTAACAGAAGATCAGGTTGATGAACTAAAAAGCTACTATAAAGCATATCATAGAAAATGCTGGGCTTACAAACAAGCTGTTAAACGgtataaaaaattaaaactaatgGGAAATTCTACTTCTATTTTAACTGGCGGGATAGTATCTGCTGTTGTGACAGGTGGTGTAGCTCTTGTAGCAATTAGCACTGCAGCTCTGTTAATAAAATCTTACATGGGCCTTCAATCGCTAGATCTCAAGATACAAAATTGTATATATGCATATCAATCTTACCAGCACATATTGATTAATTTGAAAGACATGATGAGAAGCGGTGATTTCCAACCATCGACTCACACCGAAAagaaaaatgtagatgattttgtAACTGATGTATGTCCAAGCGTTGACAAATTTCTTCttaaatataacaaaaaattcACTCCtcaatgattttcataattttgtcGAATATCAATAACAAGATGTCTATCCAATATTGATTAAACTTTTCAAGTATCTTTTTCGATTTGGTTATCTTGATTTTTTCATAAGGAAGATCAAGCATCACAAATATCTTTTGATTcaccaaattaattacttttcCCACTTCTTTGAAAATCCtcaatattttatctttattCTTCACAGAAatctgaaaattatttttaagagCTATATTATTCATTATATTTTCTTTGATACACTGATTTACGATGGAATCTGTGTTTGTTCTGATGAAATTCAACATAATCTATAAGAGGTGTATAACCATGAACTGTTCCGCAAGTAACACATACATTCATGTTATCATtgttttgtatattttgtttaatacAACATGTCTCTTTTTTAATTGTATGCTTTCCGATTTCTTTATTGCAAAAAGGACAAATGATTTCTTCCATATCAATCAATTCATCGTGAATATTTTTACAACTCATTATATACTATTATATgagatattattttaaaaaacatatagatttccaaaatataAGATAAAAAATACGGGACTAAAAATAAGAGATCAAAAACACGAGATCAAAAATtgataatataattttaaaaatatatagatttccaaaatataagatcaaaaatacgagatcaaaaattggtagccattaaatggaaagtagtatggagttgggtttGGTAACAGATCAAAAATGATCtggtacccccaactcctatactactatGGATTTGCAACGCATTTTGGTTCCGTTGAAAAACATTGCCAACGTTTTAAAACGCAATGGAAATGCTCTTCAACGCATTTTCAATGCgttgaaaatgcattacaacGAAAAAACGCTTCAACGTTATTTTCGTTAAGCCTGcttttcccaaatagggtcacaatttttttttactaatttccaCCCTAAATAaaggacagatgccggtcattcgaaaataacagtacagcaGAATAGcgacaaaaattcaaacaaaaaaaaaacatgggaaaaaaaaaggacctgGGCCCGCATTTTGGCTAACACGAACAAATGTCTGGACGGTAAAAAGCTCTAATATAGTCTCCCTACCCTCCGGTAGGAAGATTAGATCCGAACTTTtctcctttgttgttgttattttgtacAGGAAATGCCTCATTGTCTCCTTGCAGTACGCTCTTAGAATCATCTACAACCCAACGACCAAACACGTCCCTGGCATCGAGTAAGTATTTCatcttttacattttacacACCGTAGTGTACAATCATgtatttgaacaaaggaaatcCTAATTTTAAGCATGGAAGCTCAGTGTTGATTATTAGAAAAGCCGAGTTATTAGCCATTGTTAGTTCCAGTTGTgtgttagcttcaaagaaagagaaagagtgCCTAATATTAAGTGCAAATAAAAGAGCACAACAAAATACACTAAGTCCTTGCTGTCCACATTGCAGTTTTGCAGGGACGTTGGAGAgaaatgtttctgttttcttcttGACAACGGGAAAAACTTGTTTAACAAAaatggtagtagccaaaacgtggggccagggtcggggtgtctcgttattctcttgcaCAAAGAATGTTCGGcacctttccttcatttattgtGGCAATCagtcaaaaaaataaggaacaCACTGAAGGTGCGGAAGGGACatcttagtttgtttttccaaattaagagaatttccgacttgaattggagtttttgtggggaatatacgctaactcctagagacactggagactcgctgagctccacattttaaaaccacattttaatgtttagtttgtaaaaactttgcGCGCAATACAGTTCCACTATGGTCGTCATGCaacattctcatttgcttgttttcacaaaGGTGTtctaaatgttgtgttttttatcgtacaattggattcgatcccatgACGTCGGAATAGAGTTGGCTGGCAACTTCCTGTACCACTCTGACTTTAGTACAAACTGTTTGTAAGGAAAGTCAGACAACAAGATCGAaaaacaacacgaacaaacaagcaaatgagaatgttgcgtgactgcgtgacgaccatcgtagaactgtgattctgttgttgttgttttttacgaagtaaacattacagtgccattttttaaagtgtggagctgAGGGAGACCCCAGTGTCTCCAGCACTTGCATACTTTTCCATAATttccaatttcagcaatttctcaaattgctgTTACACCCTTTTTACAATTAGGGAGGGTAGGCTAAGTGCTAGGGTTACCGTAGCAAGAGGGTTACTTTAGTTGGCTAGCACTTAcatatttcttcttctttatcaacgtgtttacaaggcagctagggttaccctggcgctagggtagCCCTGtctgagtgctagggttaccctacctgccttTAAACAGGgccttaatttcgaaaaagagaaaaacaaactccactTTTCACAAGGACAAGGTCAGGTGCtcggaaaaagaaacttggattttaaaacacaagaaaacgAAGTACgatttgagaaaacaaaaaaccatgaTTTCTCTTAAGAGCTTTCATACCTGCGGTaggttccttaatttttttttcactaatttcCACCCGAAATGACCgacagatgccggtcattcgaaaataacagtagGAAGGAAGATTAGATCTGAACTTTtctcctttgttgttgttattttgtagAGGAAACATCAGAAGCTTCAACGCTGGAGCGCTTAATATTCTCCGCAGAATCTGCCAATAATTTAGAAATTTGACCTAACAAAGCTGCATTCTTTTGAGCCAACGAAGTATTGATAAACCCCTGAACATCACTCGAAATAGACATGATTAACTCAGGTtgaaagaaaatcgagcgaacgcaaccactgacggacctagaatgacctaaatctcctgcgcaaagcctatatattcctagcacatcccataacaatCCGtgaacctctcaatcgtgccgtcagaataataatttccgactaatttattcaaacgtcagaaattactcttCTACGTGGCAAGAAATGTTACACATGCGCAGCCACAGCGCGACCCCGCCCCTCAACTTCGAACGAAGTAGAAAATTTGCACTTAAACTCGctctgaagaggaggcaaacattaactcggaaatggctttttGTCACACATACCCAGGCCTGCAGAGTTTCCTATAGTTCAGTGACGGAGCAAGCGCAGTGATAGAGCATTTGAAACAGTAACGGGAAGGTCGTAGGTTTTTTTGTATGAAAACTGTCAGCAATCTTCTTTACTGATACAAGTCCTCGTATTCGAAATCAACTTAAATCGTTTCAAATGTTATGAAACTTGTCTTAGGCAGTTAAAACGAATTATTACGTCTGTGTTCTAATATTCTTGAAAAAAACGCGCCTATCTGCGTTCAAAGAGTAACAAGAATACGATTTTAGAGGGCTACATtgtagcaagagaaaatgagaagacacagaaggaggctcccggtccatcccttgggatatgtcatgtccacgaaagttatttatagactagcggaagtcttccgagacgtccgcatgcaggccaacctcggtccgatgtaagaaagaaaatatatattcatcagccgttcacgtgcgccatcattttctcttttcactaagaacctgagagcgaggcaagactgcatgcggacgtctcagaagacagacttccgctagaacaaagactaccgctcgtctaaaaataactttcgtggacataacatatcccggccaacgccttgagcctccctctctgtcccctcattttctcttgattgtaGCTTGAACGGACCTTACTCCcttctacattttgttttcttaccTGTAGATTCTGAGGCCGAATATTCAAGATGCCACTTTCTTTCAAAGGTGGCTGGCAAGCCTTTGTTTTTAATGAGCAAGACCAAGGATCTTTTGAGTGTCATCACGTCTGTACTGAGGAAAGAAACTGTGCAAAGCGCATAGTGGCAAAGTCCAAATTATTAAGCTTAAGAGAGCATTGGAGCAATACATGTTTAGATTTCGGTGAAGTATTCCTTCTCTAGAACTTTCGATAGTGTCTAtgctgtggtttaattttgtttttggtttgtttttttttccaaaccagtTTAAACTTTAtta
The genomic region above belongs to Montipora capricornis isolate CH-2021 chromosome 5, ASM3666992v2, whole genome shotgun sequence and contains:
- the LOC138048630 gene encoding uncharacterized protein; the encoded protein is MVLPFSPTETVTNLSSQNLTSEQLGILKYGLSHSICTPTINKTDVFSCFELIHRTMVRNLIDGKQKGKLVADLSHLAHSYVSSHQPSVADLRNFKILKELRKNKDIVILKPDKGNGVVVMDRIAYEQGIFAIISDTSKFKVIDNDPTLQREGKLQRF
- the LOC138048631 gene encoding uncharacterized protein → MVLPFSPTETVTNLSSQNLTSEQLGILKYGLSHSICTPTINKTDVFSCFELIHRTMVRNLIDGKQKGKLVADLSHLAHSYVSSHQPSVADLRNFKILKELRKNKDIVILKPDKGNGVVVMDRIAYEQGIFAIISDTSKFKVIDNDPTLQREGKLQRFLRALKNKGHLDKDTYERIYPVGSQPARFYGLPKMHKARQPNETPPFRPIVSSIGTYNYNLSKFLCDLLEPHVPCDYNVRDTFSFVHEINQLPTSGKFMVSFDVESLFTSLPLDECIDLAVTYIYQEI